A single Sulfurimonas aquatica DNA region contains:
- a CDS encoding OmpA family protein, which produces MKKLLLIPALLTTLAMAEQKKIEISPMIGYDIAEGNLGFKDDGYLVGGLEVQFNSPDSKISPEFSLLYSKADYAVAGDTKVIRGAFNGVYTFDETSAMIPFAKLGAGFESIGDENIDNQSGFFLDAGVGAKVPFTDNIALKLEALYMAKLAHRNGIADSNLIAMAGLTFAFGDSAPKAVPVVDGDDDRDGVLNSKDMCKATPAGTTVDAKGCKVDGDDDRDGVLNSKDMCKATPAGTTVDAKGCKVDGDDDRDGVLNSKDMCKATPAGTTVDAKGCKVDGDDDRDGVLNSKDMCKATPAGTTVDAKGCKVDGDDDRDGVLNSKDQCKNSPKNAVVDSSGCIAQVDLHIVFENASYKVNAQSKENITKFANFLKERSNFTAKIVGYTDDRGAASFNQSLSEKRAKVVSDLIVAEGVKASRVTHLGMGESSPVADNATKAGRAQNRRIEAKLTRN; this is translated from the coding sequence ATGAAAAAATTACTACTTATTCCGGCTCTACTTACTACATTAGCTATGGCGGAACAAAAGAAAATCGAAATCTCTCCTATGATAGGTTATGATATTGCTGAGGGTAACCTTGGATTTAAGGACGATGGTTATCTAGTTGGTGGATTAGAAGTTCAGTTTAATTCTCCAGATTCAAAGATCTCTCCTGAGTTTTCTCTTTTATACTCTAAAGCAGATTATGCAGTAGCTGGTGATACAAAAGTAATTCGTGGTGCATTCAACGGTGTTTATACATTTGATGAAACAAGTGCAATGATTCCATTTGCAAAACTAGGAGCGGGTTTTGAGTCTATTGGTGATGAGAATATAGACAATCAATCTGGTTTCTTTTTAGATGCTGGAGTAGGTGCAAAAGTTCCTTTTACAGATAATATAGCTCTTAAATTAGAGGCACTATATATGGCTAAACTTGCACATAGAAATGGTATTGCAGATAGCAACCTCATAGCTATGGCAGGTCTTACATTTGCATTTGGTGATAGCGCACCAAAAGCTGTTCCTGTTGTTGATGGTGATGATGATAGAGATGGTGTTTTAAACTCTAAAGATATGTGTAAAGCTACACCTGCTGGAACAACTGTAGATGCTAAAGGTTGTAAAGTTGATGGTGATGACGATAGAGATGGTGTTTTAAATTCTAAAGATATGTGTAAAGCTACACCTGCTGGAACAACTGTAGATGCTAAAGGTTGTAAAGTTGATGGTGATGACGATAGAGATGGTGTTTTAAATTCTAAAGATATGTGTAAAGCTACACCTGCTGGAACAACTGTAGATGCTAAAGGTTGTAAAGTTGATGGTGATGACGATAGAGATGGCGTTTTAAACTCTAAAGATATGTGTAAAGCTACACCTGCTGGAACAACTGTAGATGCTAAAGGTTGTAAAGTTGATGGTGATGATGACAGAGATGGTGTTTTAAACTCTAAAGATCAATGTAAAAACTCTCCTAAAAATGCGGTAGTTGATAGCTCAGGATGTATTGCCCAAGTAGATCTTCATATTGTATTTGAGAATGCTTCATACAAAGTAAATGCACAGTCTAAAGAGAACATTACTAAGTTTGCAAACTTCTTAAAAGAGAGAAGTAACTTCACTGCTAAAATAGTTGGTTATACTGATGATAGAGGTGCTGCATCGTTTAATCAATCTCTTTCAGAAAAACGTGCAAAAGTTGTAAGTGACTTAATAGTTGCAGAGGGTGTTAAGGCATCTAGAGTAACTCACTTAGGTATGGGTGAAAGTAGCCCAGTTGCAGATAATGCTACAAAAGCTGGTCGTGCACAAAACAGAAGAATAGAAGCTAAACTTACAAGAAACTAG
- the soxZ gene encoding thiosulfate oxidation carrier complex protein SoxZ: protein MKVKAKLKNGVVKVKCMAKHDMTTYNQMEKKTGNREDANFITYMTAKIGNETVFEASTSQFLSKNPIFKFQFQGIGAKGDKLVMEWTDRKGNKGKGKGKIK from the coding sequence ATGAAAGTAAAAGCAAAATTAAAAAATGGCGTTGTTAAAGTTAAGTGTATGGCTAAACATGACATGACTACTTACAACCAGATGGAAAAGAAAACAGGTAATAGAGAAGATGCAAACTTTATTACATATATGACTGCTAAAATCGGTAATGAAACTGTATTTGAAGCTTCAACTTCTCAGTTTTTATCTAAAAACCCAATCTTCAAGTTTCAATTTCAAGGTATTGGCGCTAAAGGCGACAAACTTGTAATGGAATGGACAGACCGTAAAGGTAATAAAGGTAAAGGTAAAGGTAAAATTAAATAA
- the moaC gene encoding cyclic pyranopterin monophosphate synthase MoaC, whose translation MNLTHLDENQRPKMVDVSDKNQTTRVAVASGIIEMSQDAYDAIVNEKTKKGPVLQTAVIAAIMGVKKTSDLIPMCHPLNLSGINCDVDELSSLPGFKLTVTAKLTGQTGVEMEALTGTSIGLLTIYDMVKAIDKGMIIRNVQLEEKSGGKNGDFKR comes from the coding sequence ATGAATTTAACACATTTAGATGAAAATCAAAGACCAAAAATGGTTGATGTAAGCGATAAGAATCAAACTACAAGAGTAGCAGTGGCAAGTGGAATTATAGAAATGAGCCAAGATGCTTATGATGCTATTGTTAATGAAAAAACAAAAAAAGGACCAGTATTACAAACTGCAGTTATTGCCGCAATTATGGGAGTTAAAAAAACTAGTGATTTAATTCCTATGTGTCACCCACTAAATCTTAGTGGAATTAATTGTGATGTTGATGAGCTTAGCTCCCTTCCAGGATTTAAGCTTACAGTAACTGCAAAGCTTACAGGTCAAACTGGTGTTGAAATGGAAGCATTAACAGGAACAAGTATCGGACTACTTACAATTTATGACATGGTAAAAGCCATAGATAAGGGTATGATTATACGAAATGTTCAACTAGAAGAGAAATCAGGAGGTAAAAATGGAGATTTTAAACGATAG
- the mobA gene encoding molybdenum cofactor guanylyltransferase MobA — protein sequence MINIPCVIFAGGKSSRMKEDKSLLPFRGFSTLTEYQFSHLSKIFSTVYISCKDKKKFDFQADFLEDDKNSTLFAPTQGFLSSFKTLSTDRFFVISVDSPFINLDIIEKIISSDNKDCDATIARVNSNVQPLCGIYHRSLNAKFQDMLQNNTHKLGFLLQNSRVNYVDFKDEKLFLNLNYPHEYQEALKLSTN from the coding sequence ATGATAAATATCCCCTGCGTTATTTTCGCTGGTGGCAAAAGTTCAAGAATGAAAGAAGATAAATCTCTTCTTCCATTCCGAGGCTTTAGTACTCTAACAGAGTACCAATTCTCACATTTAAGTAAAATTTTCTCCACAGTATATATCTCATGTAAAGACAAAAAAAAGTTTGACTTTCAAGCAGATTTTTTAGAAGATGATAAAAACTCAACTCTGTTTGCTCCTACTCAAGGATTTCTTAGTAGCTTTAAAACATTAAGCACGGATAGGTTCTTTGTAATTAGTGTAGACTCTCCCTTCATAAATTTAGATATCATTGAAAAAATAATCTCTTCTGATAACAAAGATTGTGATGCAACAATAGCTAGAGTAAATTCAAATGTTCAGCCCTTGTGTGGAATCTATCATCGATCACTTAATGCAAAATTTCAAGATATGCTGCAAAACAATACTCATAAGCTTGGATTTCTACTACAAAACTCTCGAGTAAACTATGTTGACTTTAAAGATGAAAAACTATTTTTAAACTTAAACTATCCGCATGAATACCAAGAAGCACTAAAACTATCTACAAACTAA
- a CDS encoding DUF2231 domain-containing protein — MMLHPATVHFAMVLPVVASVFGIIYLIKKDKMSAQLSSLSTLVAAFAMIVAWYTGSEAGPQIYDYLSEAGQHELIEHKELGLYLAIALSIVAILKILGCKMQKFFIEAISIILLLLITATTFLQGKDGGEIVYEHGMPFKAYMIEDSLNEAQVNAEEEEDPEAKVEIYEETIEDIKLLSQEVNELYSDKSSAEESQEEEKEEE; from the coding sequence ATGATGTTACACCCAGCAACAGTTCACTTCGCAATGGTTCTCCCAGTAGTTGCCTCAGTATTTGGAATTATATATCTTATAAAGAAAGACAAGATGAGTGCTCAACTATCTTCTTTAAGCACTCTCGTCGCTGCATTTGCCATGATAGTAGCTTGGTATACCGGGAGTGAAGCAGGACCACAGATATATGATTATCTTAGTGAGGCAGGACAACATGAGCTTATAGAACACAAAGAGTTAGGTCTATACTTAGCTATTGCATTATCTATTGTAGCAATTTTAAAAATTCTTGGATGTAAAATGCAAAAGTTTTTTATCGAGGCAATCTCGATTATCTTATTATTGCTTATTACTGCTACTACTTTCCTTCAAGGAAAAGATGGTGGGGAAATTGTGTATGAGCATGGAATGCCCTTTAAAGCATATATGATTGAAGACTCTCTAAATGAAGCACAAGTAAATGCTGAGGAAGAAGAAGATCCTGAAGCAAAAGTAGAAATATATGAAGAAACGATAGAGGATATCAAGCTACTTTCTCAAGAAGTTAACGAGCTCTACTCTGATAAATCTTCTGCAGAAGAGAGTCAAGAAGAAGAAAAAGAAGAAGAATAA
- a CDS encoding DUF6781 family protein: protein MSTSNLEEKIHLAYAKKLESADKRIVGAVQECELDIKEMSFQDIKEITTTIVSLETLSLESDLNELLEKKEAIERALEKKHDELQNSKYEIFNVLEEQFSSSEYALSKLHQVKLQSIDLYNILSEMVESAIITALEKDTDGDIIESTTEVIKEITFEAIKEGSLNTIRVRKILSTILMTAIDVADAMPNRADKILKSTLRGMRSGLIKSIDRFKKRLAFMPMEAKHILIEDYDTIIEDLNQTDTLFSQVVSTQAIQCNEPIKTILTKLNKEMSYDLEELVHISKETAEVMRERFSSFAKIAVKKADIALNSPKAKEAKRMGTQAWGVAKVALGSAIKSAKNAIDK, encoded by the coding sequence ATGAGCACTTCAAATTTAGAAGAAAAAATACATTTAGCTTATGCTAAAAAACTAGAGTCAGCAGATAAAAGAATAGTTGGTGCAGTTCAAGAGTGCGAACTAGATATAAAAGAGATGTCATTCCAGGATATAAAAGAGATTACTACTACTATCGTCTCCCTTGAAACACTCTCATTAGAGTCTGATTTAAATGAGCTTTTAGAAAAAAAAGAAGCTATAGAAAGAGCTTTAGAGAAAAAACATGATGAACTTCAAAACTCTAAATATGAAATCTTTAATGTTCTTGAAGAACAATTTAGTTCAAGTGAATACGCTCTCTCAAAACTTCATCAAGTCAAACTTCAATCTATAGATTTATATAATATACTTAGTGAAATGGTTGAATCAGCAATTATCACTGCTTTAGAAAAAGATACAGATGGTGATATTATAGAATCTACTACTGAAGTTATAAAAGAGATAACATTTGAAGCGATAAAAGAGGGTTCTCTTAACACTATAAGAGTGAGAAAAATTCTATCTACTATTTTGATGACGGCAATTGATGTAGCAGATGCAATGCCAAATAGAGCAGACAAAATTTTAAAATCTACTCTTAGGGGAATGAGAAGTGGCCTTATTAAGTCTATTGATAGATTCAAAAAAAGACTTGCGTTTATGCCTATGGAAGCAAAACATATACTTATCGAAGATTACGACACTATTATTGAAGATTTAAATCAGACTGATACACTCTTTTCTCAAGTTGTATCAACTCAAGCAATTCAATGTAATGAACCAATTAAAACCATTCTAACAAAACTCAACAAAGAGATGTCATATGATTTAGAAGAGCTAGTTCATATATCAAAAGAAACAGCAGAGGTAATGAGGGAGAGATTTTCTAGCTTTGCAAAAATTGCAGTCAAAAAAGCAGATATCGCTCTTAACTCACCAAAAGCAAAAGAAGCTAAAAGAATGGGAACACAAGCTTGGGGCGTTGCTAAAGTCGCTCTAGGAAGTGCCATTAAATCAGCAAAAAATGCTATTGACAAATAA
- a CDS encoding c-type cytochrome produces the protein MFKLEVYSKLVVSSTIAATVALFAAGCMSGGTAPSSSPASSELSIDGGVTYPVVNGKTGPYHVISVSDEYKKQNNGRVPNHAELKKWNTDVMASYVYNEDPTAEGLPEGEGSVEEGEALYEKQCVMCHGDFGSGGGGYPALSKGNAYELQKTLKNNRYKDPEADGPVRLFGSYWPQASTMFWYIRDGMPHPKSDTLSVNETYALTAYMLNINEMIVDGEEVDDEYVLNREKFLKIKMPNEDGFEPNIKGPNTLPGVKAYFGKAENFGAKNLNQGAERCMTDCQKPTAKTKYIQNGGIKDFIPDMNTVRDLPVKEEVAVDPKEVYANACAMCHSAFLSPGAPEWAGYTAKGMDKVYANGINGTEGGMPAKGGANLSDKNFKTVVDYLVNGK, from the coding sequence ATGTTCAAATTAGAAGTATATAGTAAATTAGTAGTTTCAAGCACAATAGCTGCTACTGTAGCACTATTTGCCGCTGGTTGTATGTCTGGAGGCACAGCTCCTTCTTCATCACCTGCATCTAGTGAACTAAGTATAGATGGTGGTGTTACTTATCCAGTAGTTAATGGAAAAACTGGTCCTTACCATGTTATATCAGTTAGCGATGAGTATAAAAAACAAAATAATGGCCGTGTTCCTAATCATGCGGAACTAAAAAAATGGAATACAGATGTTATGGCATCTTATGTGTACAATGAAGACCCAACAGCAGAAGGTTTACCAGAAGGTGAAGGTTCTGTTGAAGAAGGTGAAGCTTTATACGAGAAACAATGTGTAATGTGTCACGGTGACTTTGGTTCAGGTGGTGGTGGATATCCAGCACTTTCCAAAGGTAATGCATATGAATTACAAAAGACTTTAAAAAATAACAGATACAAAGACCCAGAAGCTGATGGTCCAGTTCGTCTTTTTGGTTCATACTGGCCTCAAGCTAGTACAATGTTCTGGTATATTAGAGATGGTATGCCTCACCCTAAATCTGACACATTAAGTGTTAATGAGACTTATGCACTGACTGCATACATGCTAAACATTAATGAAATGATAGTAGATGGTGAAGAAGTAGATGATGAGTATGTACTTAATCGTGAGAAATTTTTAAAAATTAAAATGCCAAATGAAGATGGATTTGAACCAAACATTAAAGGTCCAAATACTTTACCTGGAGTAAAAGCATACTTTGGTAAAGCAGAAAACTTCGGTGCTAAAAATCTTAACCAAGGGGCAGAGCGCTGTATGACTGATTGTCAAAAACCAACTGCTAAAACTAAGTACATCCAAAATGGTGGTATCAAAGACTTTATTCCAGATATGAATACAGTAAGAGATTTACCAGTAAAAGAAGAAGTTGCAGTTGATCCAAAAGAAGTGTATGCAAATGCTTGTGCTATGTGTCACTCTGCATTCCTTTCACCAGGTGCACCTGAGTGGGCTGGCTATACTGCTAAAGGTATGGACAAAGTTTATGCTAATGGAATTAACGGAACTGAGGGTGGTATGCCTGCTAAAGGTGGAGCAAACCTTTCAGACAAAAACTTTAAAACTGTAGTTGACTATTTAGTTAACGGTAAATAA
- the soxC gene encoding sulfite dehydrogenase, with the protein MDNKKSQQDNVLGRRDFFSKVAAMSATALAGTSLLANESAGEGDPAIMHHTKWGQVWGDPVTTNLYGVPSPYEHNNTRRSTKLLASGNFRASIAVTPIHESEGIITPNGLFFSRSHGGTAHVDPNEYRLMIHGLVEKPIVLTLAQLKRYPSVTRTHFIECPANGGQEWRGPQFNSVQFAKGFMASAEWTGVYIKTILEDLGLKPEAQWMLAEGSDNSKMGRTVPVDKVMDDAMIVWGQNGEALRPEQGYPVRLLLPGWEGNLCVKWLRRLEFAVEPWYCKEETSKYTDLKPTGKAIQHFYANEVNSTVTSPSPEIPWTDLKEGDQVEIEGLAWSGMGTITTVDLSFDGGRNYVEAQIKGLVLPKSWTRWSYMFTIPKDFQVNGKQIILASRAIDDAGYIQPTIDEEIGIMGVEAVYHRNAVETWEVTKEGKVNHVQIRSI; encoded by the coding sequence ATGGATAATAAAAAATCTCAACAAGATAATGTTCTTGGCAGAAGAGACTTTTTCAGTAAAGTAGCTGCAATGTCAGCAACTGCTCTTGCTGGAACATCACTTTTAGCAAATGAATCAGCCGGAGAAGGCGATCCTGCCATAATGCATCATACAAAATGGGGGCAAGTTTGGGGAGATCCTGTAACTACAAACCTATATGGTGTTCCTTCGCCGTATGAGCATAATAACACAAGAAGAAGTACTAAACTTCTTGCTTCTGGTAACTTTAGAGCATCAATTGCTGTAACACCTATACATGAATCAGAAGGAATTATTACTCCAAATGGTCTTTTCTTTTCTCGTTCACATGGTGGTACTGCACATGTTGATCCAAATGAATACCGTTTAATGATTCACGGTTTAGTGGAAAAGCCAATAGTATTAACTCTTGCTCAGCTTAAGCGCTATCCAAGTGTTACACGTACTCACTTTATTGAGTGTCCAGCAAATGGTGGACAAGAGTGGAGAGGGCCACAGTTCAACTCTGTACAATTTGCTAAAGGTTTTATGGCATCTGCTGAGTGGACTGGTGTTTACATTAAAACTATCCTTGAAGACTTAGGCCTTAAGCCAGAAGCACAATGGATGCTTGCTGAAGGTTCTGATAACTCTAAAATGGGAAGAACAGTGCCTGTAGATAAAGTAATGGACGATGCGATGATCGTTTGGGGACAAAATGGTGAAGCACTACGTCCTGAGCAAGGTTATCCAGTAAGATTACTTCTTCCAGGTTGGGAAGGTAACTTATGTGTTAAGTGGTTACGTAGATTAGAATTTGCTGTTGAACCTTGGTACTGTAAAGAAGAGACTTCTAAATATACAGATCTTAAGCCAACTGGTAAAGCTATCCAACACTTCTATGCAAATGAAGTTAACTCAACAGTTACTTCTCCATCTCCAGAGATTCCTTGGACTGACCTCAAAGAGGGCGATCAAGTAGAAATTGAAGGACTTGCATGGTCTGGTATGGGTACAATTACAACAGTAGATCTTTCATTTGATGGTGGTAGAAACTATGTTGAAGCACAAATCAAAGGTTTAGTATTACCAAAATCTTGGACTAGATGGTCATATATGTTTACTATACCAAAAGACTTTCAGGTGAATGGTAAGCAAATTATTCTTGCTTCACGTGCTATAGATGATGCTGGGTATATTCAGCCAACTATCGATGAAGAAATAGGTATCATGGGTGTAGAAGCTGTATATCACAGAAATGCAGTTGAGACTTGGGAAGTAACAAAAGAAGGAAAGGTGAATCATGTTCAAATTAGAAGTATATAG
- a CDS encoding MOSC domain-containing protein, with amino-acid sequence MTVHSQGKVIQLYVTNKDTTKGRQTTKKVHLDEKGIIDDKFYNKNLQRSILIASIDSYTIAKENGIEIEDGSLGENILIDINPYHLKSGDTLIIGKNELKITQNCTICQGLSSVDSKLPKLLKNDRGIFARYVKGNSEIKIGDSVLITKS; translated from the coding sequence ATGACAGTACACTCACAAGGTAAAGTTATACAGCTTTATGTAACAAATAAAGATACTACTAAAGGTAGACAGACTACAAAAAAAGTACACTTAGATGAGAAGGGTATAATTGATGACAAGTTCTATAATAAAAACCTTCAGCGCTCTATACTTATAGCCTCAATCGATAGTTACACTATAGCTAAAGAGAACGGTATAGAGATAGAAGATGGATCGCTAGGTGAAAACATTTTAATAGATATAAACCCCTACCACCTTAAAAGTGGCGATACTCTCATAATAGGTAAAAATGAGCTAAAGATAACTCAAAACTGTACAATCTGTCAAGGATTATCTTCAGTTGACTCCAAGTTACCAAAACTACTAAAAAATGATAGAGGTATCTTTGCAAGATATGTAAAGGGTAATTCAGAAATAAAAATAGGTGATAGTGTCCTAATTACTAAATCTTAA
- a CDS encoding HP0495 family protein: MEILNDSQKKLELTYPCTWCYKIIATEKKALEKAIRDVLDEREHSLVHSNKSKTGKYVSMNLDMLVHNEDDRTFIFEALRKHQNIKMVI; encoded by the coding sequence ATGGAGATTTTAAACGATAGTCAAAAAAAACTTGAACTTACATATCCTTGTACTTGGTGCTATAAAATAATTGCAACAGAAAAAAAAGCCCTTGAAAAAGCGATTCGGGATGTATTAGATGAGAGAGAACATAGTTTAGTTCACTCAAACAAATCTAAAACTGGAAAGTATGTAAGTATGAATTTAGATATGTTAGTCCATAATGAGGATGACAGAACCTTTATATTTGAAGCTTTGAGAAAGCATCAAAATATTAAAATGGTAATTTAA
- a CDS encoding 3-isopropylmalate dehydratase large subunit, whose translation MAQTITEKIFSQHLGREVFAGEIIRCDIDMVIGNDITTPISIKAFEDSGAESLANPDGFSIVLDHFIPAKDIASANQARISRDFAKKHTLKNFFDEKDMGIEHALLPEKGLISPGDVIIGADSHTCTHGALGAFSTGMGSTDLAFAMITGGNWFKVPESIKVVLSGKPEKYTTGKDIILEIIRLIGVDGALYKTLEFTGSTIEHLNMDDRFSMCNMAIEAGAKSGIVAYDDVTKEFLADKNLAREPRIHYSDEDANYTQILEINVAELEPVIAYPFLPSNGHSITQAVSDKIKIDQAFIGSCTNGRLGDLKTAAEILEGKKVHEDVRLIVTPGTQKILKEAYKLGYMDIIIDAGGVVSNPTCGACLGGYMGILGDGERAVSTTNRNFVGRMGSRSSEVYLANSAVAAISAITGYITDPR comes from the coding sequence ATGGCTCAAACTATAACTGAAAAAATATTCTCTCAACATTTAGGTCGTGAAGTTTTCGCTGGTGAGATTATCCGCTGCGATATCGATATGGTTATTGGTAATGATATAACTACCCCTATCTCGATTAAAGCTTTTGAAGATAGCGGTGCTGAGTCCTTAGCAAATCCAGATGGTTTTTCTATTGTTCTAGATCACTTTATCCCTGCAAAAGATATTGCATCTGCAAATCAAGCAAGAATATCTCGTGATTTTGCAAAAAAGCATACACTTAAAAACTTTTTTGATGAAAAAGACATGGGAATAGAACATGCACTTTTACCTGAAAAAGGTCTTATCTCTCCGGGTGATGTAATCATCGGTGCAGATTCTCATACATGTACGCATGGTGCGTTAGGAGCATTTTCAACTGGTATGGGTTCAACTGACCTAGCTTTTGCAATGATAACTGGTGGGAACTGGTTTAAAGTACCTGAGTCAATCAAAGTAGTTTTAAGTGGAAAACCAGAAAAATATACAACTGGAAAAGATATTATCCTCGAAATTATTCGTCTAATCGGTGTTGATGGTGCACTTTATAAAACTCTAGAGTTTACAGGAAGCACAATTGAGCACTTAAACATGGACGACAGGTTCTCTATGTGTAATATGGCCATAGAAGCTGGTGCAAAAAGTGGAATTGTTGCATATGATGATGTTACAAAAGAGTTTTTAGCAGATAAAAATCTTGCACGTGAACCTCGAATACATTACTCTGATGAAGATGCTAACTACACTCAAATATTAGAGATAAATGTAGCTGAACTTGAACCAGTTATTGCTTATCCATTTTTACCGTCTAATGGACACTCAATTACACAAGCAGTAAGTGATAAAATCAAAATTGATCAAGCATTTATAGGAAGCTGTACAAATGGACGTCTAGGCGATCTTAAAACAGCAGCCGAAATTCTAGAGGGTAAAAAAGTTCATGAGGATGTCCGCTTAATAGTAACGCCAGGAACACAAAAGATACTTAAAGAAGCTTATAAACTAGGATATATGGATATAATAATTGATGCAGGTGGCGTTGTGAGCAATCCAACTTGTGGTGCTTGTCTTGGTGGATATATGGGTATTTTAGGTGATGGCGAAAGAGCAGTCTCTACAACAAATAGAAATTTTGTAGGACGTATGGGTTCACGCTCATCTGAAGTTTATTTAGCAAACTCTGCTGTTGCAGCAATATCTGCGATTACAGGTTATATTACAGATCCAAGATAA
- a CDS encoding thiosulfate oxidation carrier protein SoxY produces the protein MERRQFLSMTLGALALATVPASVRAEDFRKTKPTVWSAHTVDDAIKAMYGSTNLVMQGVTLTAPDVASNGGAIPVDFGTSIDAKTIAVFQDANPEAAVCVYTLNKYSKNDYSIKIKMAKSGTITIVAEGKDGKLYAAKKTLDVALGGCEG, from the coding sequence ATGGAAAGAAGACAATTTTTAAGTATGACTCTAGGTGCATTAGCTTTAGCTACTGTTCCTGCAAGTGTAAGAGCGGAAGATTTTAGAAAAACTAAGCCAACTGTATGGTCTGCACACACTGTTGATGATGCTATCAAAGCAATGTATGGCTCAACTAACTTAGTTATGCAAGGCGTTACTTTAACGGCTCCAGATGTTGCAAGTAATGGTGGAGCAATCCCTGTTGATTTTGGTACTTCAATCGATGCTAAAACTATCGCAGTGTTTCAAGATGCAAATCCTGAAGCTGCTGTATGTGTTTATACATTAAATAAGTATAGTAAAAATGATTACTCTATAAAAATCAAAATGGCAAAATCAGGAACTATAACTATCGTTGCTGAAGGTAAAGATGGAAAGCTATACGCAGCTAAGAAAACTCTAGACGTTGCTCTTGGTGGATGTGAAGGTTAA